In Aegilops tauschii subsp. strangulata cultivar AL8/78 chromosome 3, Aet v6.0, whole genome shotgun sequence, one genomic interval encodes:
- the LOC109750191 gene encoding probable glutathione S-transferase GSTU6 — MAGAGGDEEVTLLGHWGSAYVTRVRLALHLKGVSYSYVEEDLRNKSDLLLRCNPVHRSVPVLIHNGRPICESRVILQYIDEAFGPPALLPADPHERAIARFWAAYADDVLGAPWEKAYRAGTEEERAGWMRQVVAATDALERGLSECTDGGSKGCFFGGERVGFVDVVLGGVVPLVHATVEISGDMLFGDAGRTPLLAAWLQRFGELDAAKALLPDVDRVVDYVRMILAKNAAVKAPAN, encoded by the coding sequence ATGGCCGGAGCTGGAGGAGACGAGGAGGTGACGCTGCTGGGCCACTGGGGGAGCGCGTACGTGACGCGGGTGCGGCTGGCGCTGCACCTCAAGGGCGTGAGCTACTCTTACGTGGAGGAGGACCTGCGCAACAAGAGCGACCTCCTCCTGCGCTGCAACCCCGTGCACCGGTCCGTGCCCGTGCTCATCCACAACGGCCGTCCCATCTGCGAGTCGCGGGTCATCCTCCAGTACATCGACGAGGCCTTCGGACCTCCCGCCCTCCTCCCCGCCGACCCGCACGAGCGCGCCATCGCCCGGTTCTGGGCGGCCTACGCCGACGACGTGCTGGGGGCGCCGTGGGAGAAGGCGTACAGGGCCGGCACCGAGGAGGAGCGGGCCGGGTGGATGAGGCAGGTCGTGGCAGCCACGGACGCGCTCGAGCGGGGGCTGAGCGAGTGCACCGACGGGGGCAGCAAGGGCTGCTTCTTCGGCGGCGAACGGGTCGGGTTCGTCGACGTCGTGCTCGGCGGCGTGGTGCCGCTGGTGCACGCCACCGTGGAGATCTCCGGAGACATGCTCTTCGGCGACGCCGGCAGGACGCCGCTGCTGGCCGCCTGGCTGCAGCGCTTCGGCGAGCTCGACGCCGCCAAGGCGCTCCTGCCGGACGTCGACAGAGTCGTGGACTACGTCAGGATGATACTCGCCAAGAACGCCGCTGTCAAGGCTCCTGCGAATTAA
- the LOC120976348 gene encoding protein FAR1-RELATED SEQUENCE 5-like: MMIDLNEPPLDVESINISVELGVPFLHAGGEQGHQQLEEEVGESPDPNIGSNTTHVPDKRVATPPPMVAPANALVHEARELEDEEAGSQPQQPYVGMRFDTLEDAREHYNRYALMEGFSIKSNTSYRSAYTGVVEKQQFCCNKFRKPVERVGIPDVSSSSKNTTCPSSPEQDVEDDVEEHTFKKKRKRETVKRTKCRAKMVVKLKDDRWEVITFIADHNHPLIEKPSLSKYLRSHQGIPPEQKKLLTHLNDCNLTAGKMMMLMSSYYGSELIVPYTAKAIHNHCSKLNAPTKDIDIEETLN; the protein is encoded by the exons ATGATGATTGATCTGAATGAACCACCGCTTGACGTAGAGTCCATCAACATTTCAGTCGAGTTGGGTGTACCTTTCTTGCATGCAGGGGGTGAACAGGGACATCAACAACTGGAGGAGGAGGTTGGTGAGTCTCCTGACCCCAATATTGGATCTAACACTACTCATGTCCCGGACAAACGTGTTGCCACTCCCCCACCTATGGTTGCTCCTGCTAATGCTTTAGTTCATGAGGCACGTGAGTTGGAAGATGAAGAAGCTGGATCACAGCCACAACAACCTTATGTTGGCATGCGCTTCGACACATTAGAGGATGCGAGGGAACACTACAATCGCTATGCTTTGATGGAGGGCTTTTCAATCAAGTCAAATACGTCTTACAGGTCGGCCTACACAGGTGTGGTGGAAAAACAGCAATTCTGCTGTAACAAGTTCCGCAAACCAGTAGAGAGGGTTGGGATCCCGGATGTTTCCTCGTCGAGCAAAAACACTACATGTCCAAGCTCACCTGAACAAGATGTTGAAGATGATGTCGAGGAACACACTTTCAAGAAGAAGAGGAAACGGGAAACTGTGAAGCGAACAAAATGTCGTGCTAAGATGGTGGTGAAGCTTAAAGATGACAGATGGGAGGTTATCACTTTTATTGCAGATCATAACCATCCACTGATTGAGAAGCCATCGCTTTCGAAATACCTCCGTTCTCACCAAGGAATCCCGCCGGAACAGAAAAAACTACTGACTCACCTAAATGACTGCAACTTGACAGCAG GAAAAATGATGATGTTAATGTCATCATACTACGGCTCGGAGTTGATTGTTCCGTACACAGCTAAAGCCATCCATAACCACTGTTCGAAGCTCAACGCCCCAACTAAAGACATTGACATTGAAGAAACACTAAACTAG
- the LOC141042597 gene encoding protein FAR1-RELATED SEQUENCE 5-like, with protein MDGLAPDNIITDQDVAMAQSIKRKFPATIHRCCRWHIMKKAQEKLGPVLARNPDLVNDFNECIDFSCTPAEFERKWAALQLKYEGLMHGHFEKLYEDRATWVPCYFKFRFFPFLQSTQRSEGFNAVLKRYVNPHKSILNFVKQYEKIQVHILVREGGNDYRTEHLEAQRWSRFPIERHAYKAYTRDIYVKFRTEFQMIGQYDVRPAGINFYYLEPNTEEVLGYGSRKYLVTVRLEPAIYDCE; from the coding sequence ATGGATGGTTTGGCTCCGGACAACATCATCACGGACCAAGATGTTGCTATGGCACAATCTATCAAGAGGAAGTTCCCGGCAACGATTCACCGTTGCTGCCGTTGGCATATAATGAAGAAAGCACAAGAGAAGCTTGGCCCCGTGTTGGCTAGGAACCCGGATTTGGTAAACGACTTCAATGAATGCATTGACTTCAGTTGCACCCCGGCTGAGTTTGAAAGGAAATGGGCTGCACTTCAATTGAAATATGAAGGTCTTATGCATGGTCACTTTGAGAAACTCTATGAAGATCGGGCTACATGGGTGCCGTGTTACTTCAAATTCAGGTTCTTCCCTTTCCTTCAGTCAACACAACGCAGCGAAGGGTTCAATGCTGTGTTGAAGCGCTATGTGAACCCACACAAGTCAATTCTCAACTTCGTCAAGCAATATGAGAAAATTCAGGTACACATACTCGTGAGGGAGGGCGGGAACGACTACCGGACAGAACATCTAGAGGCACAAAGATGGTCGCGTTTCCCCATTGAGAGGCATGCCTACAAAGCATACACTAGGGACATCTATGTGAAGTTTAGAACTGAGTTTCAGATGATTGGGCAGTACGATGTGCGTCCCGCTGGAATCAACTTCTATTACCTTGAGCCCAATACAGAAGAAGTTCTAGGGTATGGCTCGAGGAAGTACCTAGTCACAGTGAGACTAGAGCCAGCTATCTACGATTGCGAATGA